One part of the Moorena sp. SIOASIH genome encodes these proteins:
- a CDS encoding DUF1565 domain-containing protein, protein MLQYKVSKLTESPNFVLVAAGLIIALAVTGCEQWHSSDGISRPTPDNFPTRTLPRPNPSQSPPGIKQVLYVDSEQGTDTENAGLSTANPFKTITYALKQARPLATIQVAPGQYTVEQGETFPLKLKPGMILQGNKSARGEGVVIIGGGLYLSRTWAGQNVTILAAQDAQILGLTITNPNTRGSGVWVESTNPIISNNTFINSHREGVFVSGKGNPLIENNRFANNQGNGISVTREATGEIRGNIIEQTGHGLAIGGNSSPLVVNNQIRDNIDGVVIEGSARPVLRENQIINNSRDGLVAISQSQPDLGTASTPGNNLFEGNERYDIYNVTGKKLLVIGNQLKGDGVAALLEAQPSSPEFPVDFDVN, encoded by the coding sequence ATGCTGCAATACAAAGTTTCTAAGCTAACTGAATCCCCTAACTTTGTATTAGTTGCTGCTGGATTAATTATTGCTTTAGCGGTAACAGGCTGTGAGCAATGGCATTCATCTGACGGGATAAGTAGACCAACACCAGACAATTTTCCTACTCGTACCTTACCGAGACCGAACCCTAGCCAGTCGCCGCCAGGGATAAAGCAAGTTTTGTACGTGGATTCTGAGCAGGGTACAGACACCGAAAACGCTGGTCTAAGCACTGCTAATCCCTTCAAAACCATTACCTATGCCTTAAAGCAAGCTCGTCCCTTAGCTACTATCCAGGTAGCGCCAGGTCAGTACACCGTTGAACAGGGAGAAACCTTTCCCCTTAAACTCAAACCTGGCATGATTCTCCAGGGAAACAAGTCCGCTAGAGGTGAAGGAGTAGTGATAATTGGTGGGGGTCTTTACCTCAGTCGCACTTGGGCAGGTCAGAATGTAACGATATTGGCAGCTCAAGATGCTCAGATTCTGGGACTAACTATTACTAATCCTAATACCAGAGGGAGTGGTGTGTGGGTAGAATCCACCAATCCCATCATTAGTAACAATACCTTTATCAATAGCCATCGGGAAGGAGTGTTTGTTAGTGGTAAAGGAAACCCTCTGATTGAAAATAATCGTTTTGCCAATAACCAAGGAAACGGTATTTCTGTAACTCGGGAAGCAACAGGAGAAATCCGGGGCAATATTATTGAGCAAACCGGTCATGGTTTGGCGATAGGGGGCAACAGTTCACCCTTGGTAGTAAATAATCAGATTCGTGACAACATTGACGGGGTAGTGATTGAAGGGTCTGCACGTCCTGTGTTGCGCGAGAACCAAATTATCAACAATAGTAGGGATGGCTTGGTAGCGATTAGCCAATCTCAGCCAGATTTAGGCACTGCTAGTACTCCTGGAAATAACCTTTTTGAAGGCAATGAGCGTTATGACATTTACAATGTTACTGGCAAAAAGCTATTAGTAATTGGTAATCAGCTCAAAGGGGATGGGGTTGCTGCACTGCTAGAAGCTCAACCAAGTTCTCCTGAATTTCCTGTAGACTTTGACGTTAATTAG
- a CDS encoding L,D-transpeptidase: protein MVRGKLLSRSLMLLCLSIVIPILHEQQQVAASEKTSSPDATTKEVLHQNQLPGIETPKLPPLGDPDIYLPLEEDIPAEATQITRLVIKLSERRVYVYQAAQVLNTYPIAIGKAGWETPTGNFEVIQKLQDPAWEHPWTGEVIPPGPNNPLGDRWIGFWTNGKNYIGFHGTTAEELVGQAVSHGCIRMLNKDVRDLFEKVAIGTPVIVQP from the coding sequence ATGGTGAGAGGTAAATTGCTATCTCGGAGCTTAATGCTACTCTGCTTGAGTATAGTAATTCCAATACTTCATGAGCAACAGCAGGTAGCTGCCTCTGAAAAAACCAGTAGTCCTGACGCTACTACCAAAGAGGTTTTACATCAAAATCAATTGCCTGGAATTGAAACCCCAAAATTGCCACCCCTTGGAGACCCGGATATATATCTTCCTCTAGAAGAAGACATCCCAGCAGAGGCTACTCAAATTACTCGTTTGGTAATTAAATTGAGTGAACGTCGTGTTTATGTCTATCAAGCGGCTCAAGTGCTAAACACTTACCCAATTGCCATTGGTAAAGCGGGTTGGGAAACACCAACAGGCAATTTTGAAGTGATCCAAAAGCTTCAGGATCCAGCTTGGGAGCATCCCTGGACAGGTGAAGTAATTCCTCCAGGGCCGAATAATCCCCTTGGCGATCGCTGGATTGGTTTTTGGACAAATGGGAAGAATTATATTGGATTTCATGGAACAACTGCTGAGGAACTCGTCGGACAAGCTGTTTCTCACGGTTGCATCCGAATGCTCAATAAAGATGTCCGAGATTTATTTGAAAAGGTGGCTATAGGAACACCGGTAATCGTACAGCCTTGA
- a CDS encoding S-layer homology domain-containing protein, translating to MTNQSPSERTSPPTPPQPSRKPILELDELLAIIVAFATIGLIIFWGTRGNRGKFSLKSLESAIASSESTESTGELSLFPSVKSITGGDKSSSALSSSSKSRTSSWFRGYSPDSSTGLMLGSAQDNSLEESGTNPFLGLFSSGYSSTGYPDRTMAKGKAGSDGATEGSTGPDKAGSSSQTIPIDVSDFRSIQLAEVPNNHWASPFMIPLARDKVLIILPNQKFQPNRPVTRAELAAQIQKVFKEQKKRQRVNYKDRPTDQSASKAIDEATETGFMSGYPGEKFRPGQKVPRVQVLVSLISGLNLQPSSDPAKTLQIYRDKDQIPEWAIEKVAAATEAGIVVNYSDKTLLRPNEPATHAEMVSMLYQALVKSDRAQGVSSPYIVAPQ from the coding sequence ATGACAAATCAATCACCGTCCGAGCGGACATCACCCCCAACACCTCCTCAGCCAAGCCGCAAACCGATTCTAGAGTTAGATGAATTACTGGCAATTATCGTAGCCTTTGCCACTATTGGTCTAATTATCTTTTGGGGCACGAGGGGCAACCGGGGAAAATTTAGCTTAAAATCCCTTGAGTCTGCCATAGCATCATCTGAGTCAACTGAGTCAACGGGAGAACTATCACTATTCCCAAGTGTTAAATCAATCACGGGTGGGGATAAGTCATCATCTGCGCTCTCCTCATCCTCCAAATCAAGAACGAGTTCTTGGTTCAGGGGATATTCACCTGATTCAAGCACCGGTTTAATGCTCGGGTCAGCTCAAGATAACTCACTAGAGGAGTCAGGAACTAATCCATTCCTGGGACTATTCTCATCGGGGTACTCATCCACAGGATATCCCGACCGCACCATGGCTAAGGGCAAAGCCGGATCAGATGGCGCTACTGAAGGTAGCACAGGTCCTGACAAAGCCGGATCTTCATCACAAACTATCCCTATAGATGTTAGCGATTTCCGCTCGATTCAACTAGCAGAGGTTCCTAATAATCATTGGGCAAGTCCTTTCATGATACCTCTAGCTAGGGACAAGGTATTAATTATCTTACCTAATCAGAAATTTCAACCCAACAGACCGGTGACACGGGCAGAGTTGGCTGCTCAAATTCAAAAAGTGTTTAAAGAGCAGAAGAAGCGACAACGAGTAAATTACAAGGATAGACCTACTGATCAATCAGCCTCTAAAGCAATTGATGAAGCTACTGAAACTGGCTTTATGTCAGGATATCCTGGAGAGAAGTTCCGTCCTGGGCAAAAGGTTCCTCGTGTACAGGTTTTGGTTAGCCTGATTAGTGGTCTTAATCTTCAACCCTCATCCGATCCAGCAAAAACCTTACAGATTTACCGAGATAAGGATCAGATTCCTGAGTGGGCGATTGAGAAAGTAGCAGCAGCAACAGAAGCGGGTATAGTTGTTAACTACAGTGACAAAACCTTACTCAGACCCAATGAACCTGCTACTCATGCTGAGATGGTGTCTATGCTTTATCAGGCTTTGGTCAAATCAGATAGGGCTCAAGGGGTTTCCTCTCCATATATTGTAGCTCCACAATGA
- a CDS encoding energy-coupling factor transporter transmembrane protein EcfT has protein sequence MDLLRSLPIGLYLEQPVTWMHHLDSRVKMFWLTSFLIAPLLANPYCRLGLSSLLILITLSARIPWRVWRQQMGWLLMVACFVFLITTIAPDGMAIDHQVRLPPEPQELTLPQPSDYRYVIWSGKAFTMISVTITRRSIDLAVRISTTIFILVYSSSLFLLTTAPEEITAGLESLIKPLRRLNVPVTEILLTLTLSLRFIPLVLEEVQNLGRSIRTRAINWKKLGLSRSLQVWLMVAEKLLENLLLRAEQIASAMTVRGFTSPNEHQVQWHQLRLRWCDWLALASLLVFWGVRLTWGWKI, from the coding sequence ATGGACTTATTGCGATCGCTTCCCATCGGACTTTACTTGGAACAACCCGTCACCTGGATGCATCACCTCGACTCCAGGGTAAAGATGTTTTGGTTGACCAGTTTTCTGATCGCACCCCTGTTGGCAAATCCCTACTGTCGGCTCGGGCTATCCTCGTTACTGATTCTAATCACCTTATCAGCTAGGATTCCCTGGCGGGTGTGGCGTCAGCAAATGGGTTGGTTGTTGATGGTAGCATGTTTTGTCTTCCTGATCACTACGATCGCTCCAGATGGTATGGCCATTGACCATCAAGTCAGACTACCTCCAGAACCTCAAGAGCTCACCCTACCTCAACCTAGTGACTACCGTTATGTCATCTGGAGTGGTAAAGCGTTTACTATGATTAGTGTTACTATTACTCGTCGCTCAATAGATTTAGCGGTCCGGATCAGCACAACTATATTTATCCTAGTTTACAGTTCCAGTCTCTTTCTGCTTACCACAGCACCAGAAGAAATTACCGCAGGTTTAGAAAGCTTAATCAAACCTTTACGGCGTTTGAATGTTCCGGTTACCGAAATTCTGCTGACCTTAACCCTTTCCTTGCGGTTTATCCCCCTAGTGCTCGAAGAAGTACAGAATTTAGGTCGTTCCATACGCACTCGTGCTATCAACTGGAAAAAACTCGGTCTGAGCCGAAGCCTACAAGTTTGGTTAATGGTTGCGGAAAAGCTTCTGGAAAATCTGCTGTTACGGGCTGAGCAAATTGCTAGTGCCATGACTGTCAGGGGATTTACTAGTCCCAATGAGCATCAAGTGCAGTGGCATCAACTGCGCTTACGCTGGTGTGATTGGTTAGCACTGGCAAGTTTACTAGTATTTTGGGGAGTAAGATTAACCTGGGGTTGGAAAATTTGA
- the der gene encoding ribosome biogenesis GTPase Der, with the protein MALPIVAVIGRPNVGKSTLVNRLAGVTDAIVHNQPGVTRDRTYRPAFWQDRDYLVVDTGGLVFDDDTEFLPLIREQAMAALSEASAAVLVVDGQAGPTAGDEAIAQWLRQQHVPVVLAVNKCESPQQGIILASQFWELNLGEPFPVSAIHGNGTGELLEKLVTYLPNVDTIPEIPEIKVAIVGRPNVGKSSLLNTLTGENRSIVSPISGTTRDAIDMVVERSADPNKGTEAQTYRLIDTAGIRKKKNVTYGPEFFGINRAFKAIRRSDVVLLVIDAIDGVTEQDQKLAGRIADEGRAAIIVVNKWDAIEKDSYTIYDYEKQVKDRLSFIEWAEIIFVSALTGKRVETILDLVDTAANQHQRRVSTSVINEVLQEAVSWYTPPTNRQGRQGKIYYGTQVKTKPPTIALFVNDPKRFKENYRRYIERQFRQQLDFTGTPVRLLWRGKKVRDGEEAQINLNRATRV; encoded by the coding sequence ATGGCACTGCCAATTGTTGCAGTTATCGGACGCCCGAATGTGGGGAAATCAACCCTAGTCAATCGTTTGGCAGGGGTGACCGATGCTATTGTCCACAACCAGCCAGGAGTAACCCGCGATCGCACTTATCGCCCAGCTTTCTGGCAAGACCGAGACTACCTGGTTGTCGATACTGGCGGCTTAGTCTTTGATGACGATACCGAGTTCTTGCCCTTGATTCGAGAACAGGCAATGGCAGCGTTGAGTGAAGCTAGTGCAGCAGTATTAGTGGTGGATGGTCAAGCAGGACCGACAGCTGGAGATGAAGCGATCGCGCAATGGTTACGTCAACAACATGTGCCAGTGGTGCTAGCTGTCAATAAATGTGAATCGCCCCAGCAAGGAATTATCCTAGCCTCCCAGTTTTGGGAACTGAATTTAGGAGAACCCTTCCCGGTCTCAGCAATTCATGGCAATGGTACAGGAGAATTACTAGAGAAGCTGGTTACCTACCTGCCCAATGTAGACACTATCCCAGAAATCCCAGAGATTAAAGTCGCTATTGTCGGACGCCCCAATGTGGGAAAGTCGAGCTTATTGAACACCCTCACTGGGGAGAATCGCTCGATTGTTAGTCCAATTTCTGGCACCACTCGTGATGCCATTGATATGGTAGTAGAACGCTCAGCAGACCCGAACAAGGGTACGGAGGCCCAAACCTATCGGTTGATTGACACCGCTGGCATTCGCAAAAAGAAAAACGTTACTTACGGACCCGAATTTTTTGGTATTAATCGTGCCTTCAAAGCCATTCGCCGCTCAGATGTAGTGCTACTGGTGATTGATGCTATAGATGGCGTGACAGAGCAAGACCAAAAACTGGCAGGACGTATTGCTGATGAAGGGCGTGCTGCGATAATTGTAGTCAATAAGTGGGATGCCATAGAAAAAGATTCCTACACTATCTATGACTACGAAAAACAGGTTAAAGACCGACTGAGTTTTATCGAGTGGGCTGAAATCATCTTTGTCAGTGCCCTAACAGGTAAGCGGGTCGAAACAATTTTGGATTTAGTTGACACCGCTGCCAATCAACATCAACGTCGTGTCTCTACCTCTGTAATTAATGAAGTCTTACAAGAAGCCGTTAGCTGGTACACTCCTCCCACCAATCGCCAAGGACGTCAGGGCAAAATCTACTACGGTACCCAGGTAAAAACTAAACCCCCCACGATTGCCCTGTTTGTCAACGACCCCAAACGCTTCAAAGAGAACTACCGTCGCTACATAGAGCGTCAGTTCCGCCAACAATTAGATTTCACTGGTACACCAGTACGATTACTGTGGCGAGGTAAAAAAGTCCGTGATGGAGAAGAAGCTCAAATCAACCTCAATCGAGCTACCCGCGTGTGA